A genomic region of Janthinobacterium lividum contains the following coding sequences:
- a CDS encoding AAA family ATPase: MADLICLIGRHGVGKSTLGQALARIGYAHLNLGLLRRLAISGTYPGDIPITLMLSIRTMRPSKPLSDDVVRKLLAHALSYDRCVIDGFPVLAAHLPLLPAAAKIAYVWAPAQSRNERLRSRAATTKRHWTPGLNSHRDTSLCEVLKHVRSNSNFYFVRNAHDAKEEINALANFMASLYIAPR; encoded by the coding sequence ATGGCCGACCTTATCTGTCTTATTGGTCGCCATGGCGTGGGGAAATCGACGTTAGGCCAGGCACTCGCCAGAATCGGGTATGCGCATCTGAACCTAGGCCTGCTCCGAAGATTGGCGATCTCCGGCACCTACCCTGGCGATATCCCCATCACCCTGATGTTGTCAATTCGAACAATGAGACCAAGCAAGCCGCTGTCTGACGATGTTGTGCGCAAGCTATTGGCGCATGCCTTGTCTTATGATCGCTGCGTGATCGATGGCTTTCCTGTACTAGCTGCACATCTGCCGCTATTACCGGCGGCTGCCAAGATCGCCTATGTATGGGCACCGGCGCAGAGCCGGAACGAGCGGCTACGATCAAGGGCAGCGACGACCAAACGCCACTGGACACCCGGCCTCAACTCCCATCGGGATACTTCGCTCTGCGAAGTATTGAAGCACGTACGGAGTAACTCGAATTTTTACTTTGTTCGCAATGCGCATGACGCTAAAGAAGAGATCAATGCGTTAGCCAATTTCATGGCCTCACTGTATATTGCTCCTCGCTGA